DNA from Equus asinus isolate D_3611 breed Donkey chromosome 17, EquAss-T2T_v2, whole genome shotgun sequence:
TCATAAATCTCCAGGTTCGTCCTGCGAACACAAGGGCTCAGGGGGAAGGGGACGGGGTACCCCAGCAGCACGACGTCCGCCTGCTTCACCTCCTCTCCTGGGGGGGCAGGCACTGCTGGTGGGGGAGGaatggggagggtggggagagggggcaaCACAGGTCCTGAGGGCGGGGAGACAGGGCCATGAAGGAGCTCGAGTCCACTCACCCAGCTGATACCCATCAAACTCAGGGtggaagttctgctctgggtcaaAGGGCACCTTGATCTTATCAGCTACCACCAGCCACCGGTTGGGGACTGGCTTACCCAGGTCCTGGGCCAGGGCAGCAGCAAAACGCAGGCTAGGAGAGCAGGTAGGGAGAGAGGGCTGCAGCCCAGTGCTCCTGACTGGCCTCCTGCATGGTGGAGGTGGGGCGGGTCCTTGGGTCTGACCTGTTCTGGACCAGGACGTTGGTGTACACAGAGTTGTTGACTCCTGAGTGGTATTCGTCGGGAGGCATGACTCCTAGCCAAGTGAGTGCAAGATGGTGCTCAGTCTGGGTCTCAGGGACCTGCCCCTGATGCCAGCAGCCAGGATGAGGCTGGCAACACCTGGGGCAGGAATCACAGGTTGAATCTGGCAGCATCCACCTGCTCCCTTCTTGTTACCATCAGCCTTCCCCTCATCATCCACTCCCCATGACCATCTGTCCTCCCCCCATCATCCACCCCCCATGACCATTCATCCTCCCCCCATTATCCACACCCCCCATGACCATCGGCCCTCCCCCCATGATCTACACTCTGGATGACCATCTGCTCCCCCACATTTGCCCTCACCCGTGCACACCTTCTCTCCTCCCATGCCCATCCTCCCTCATCCCATGGCCACTGCTCCCCCATAAACATCCTCCCTCTGCCCATGACCACTCTCTCCTCTATGAGCATCTGCCCCTATGCCCATCTCTCTTACCTTCATGACCATCTTCCCTCCCCCCAGTTCCTTGCCCCCTTTTGACCACCTACCCCCCATGCCCTCACCCCTCAGGTGGTaattctcctcctctgggctccactCCACACGGCTACACCAAAACTCAGCCACAGCACTGATCACGTCCCAGCCACCAGCCTCTTGGAAGAGCTGCAGGTCCTGGGGGAGGAAGAGGGTGGGACAGAGGCCACAGCCCCTGTGACGCTAGTTCCCACTGGGTCACTGCATTTCTTGCCAATGCCCACACTTCCGAGTGCCCAGAAATGAAGGCCTGGCTCCAAGATGCTTCACAGGACTGGCCCCAGGCAGGAAGTCACAGCGGGGTAGGGGAGCATGGCCACACCGGGGTGGATGGTCACACCTGGCAGGCACACTGACACCTCACCTGGGTGATGTGGTAATACAGTTGGAAGGCCAACACTACTGCCCCATTGACGTGGACCTCCTGGGCCCCGTAAATGTCCTCAGGGCAGACCTCCAGGCCAGAGCCCGCGCTCTCCCAGGCAAACTTGGCTCCCTGAGGGGTTGGGGGGTTGAAGTGGACTCAACTCTGTTCTTGGGGGGGTCAGGGGTAGCCCACCCACTTCCCCATGTTCTCAGCCTTCAGCTGGGGAGGGCAGACACAGGAGGGGGAGCCATCTGTTCTGGGGGCCCTTGTCATGGCCTGCTGGCTCTGACAGCCCACTGCATGTCCCCATCATGGGCCAGGTGGCTTCTGCCCAGTTTCCACTGTGTGCTGACTCCTGGGGCAGGGCAGTGAGGGGACCCCATCTGGGTCCCAGGCAGACTGTTGCTCCCACCTCTAGGTTGCAGACAAGGGGATGCTGCTGAGCTCCCTTAAGAACCCACGACGTTCCAGCCCCACCCAGAGAGGGGGCCTGGGGTGAGGGGTGCAGGCCCAGGAGGGGTGTGGGGATATCAGGCCCTTCGGGGGCCCTGTCGGTTGGGTGCCCAGGTCCCCCTCACCTCGTAGCCTAGGTTCCAGGCGTTGTCCAGGGCCCCACCCAGCGTCCGGATGCGGTACTCCAGGAGGGCCCTGGCGGCCTCTGGGTGGAACAGGAGGATATTCGGGAACATCCACAGATCCTGAGACACAGCCGAAGGGTCCCTGTTCTGGGGTCTTTCatgtcctcctctctccctgcctgcccACCTTCTGCCCTGCGGGCATCAGAGCCAGCACCACTTCAGGCTGCCTCCTCCCAGCTTCCTGCTCTGCTGCCCACCCAGGTCTGTCTCAGgctcccccacctgcccagccaGATGCCTCATCCTCAGTCCAGAGCTTCACCTCCCCAGCAGGCTCAGGACCCCCAGGGGCTCAGGCCAGAATCTGGGCAGAGGCAGCCTGGTGGGAGCCTGCTCCGCTGCTCTCTAGCTGCCTGACTTGGAGTGAAGGACGCAGCCCCTCTGGCCTCACCTGTGCAGTGGGCCACAGGACGGGCTTTGAGAGTCATCTGGTGACTCGGGAGCAGCACCCTGGCCCCCGCCACGCCCAGCGGTCACTGCGTCCCAGTTTTTTCTGCCCCCACTTCTATCCGAGGCCTCACCCTCCTCCACCCATAGGCCATTCAGCAACCTCAGGGGTCTTTCCAAAACACACGTCTGTCCATGTCACTCCCCAGTTAAAGTCTCTGTGGCTCCCTCAGCACCCCCTAAACTGTACTTGCCCTGGCCAGGTGCCATGTGCTCTCTCAGCTCTGGGCCTTTGTACCTTCTGGAACCCACACCTGAATCACTATTTGCCACCAAACTTGTACATATCCATCAGCTGAGACGCCTTCCCTTCTGCCATGGCCCCAGTGCTTCTTCAACCACAGCCCCCATTgcagggagggcagaggcagcagcCGTGCCTGTGCCCTTAGTTACAGGGGCCTCCACACCTACATGCCGCCCAGCCTGTGCCACTGTTGGGGTGGACGGTTGCACACCTGGTCCCAGAAGACGTGGCCCCAGTAGCATTCCTCACGGCTCCCGTTGgagaggcccccagggctgagaccGTGGCAGACGTATCCTGGGGCCCCGGGCTGGGGCAGGGTGCTGAGCAGGTAGTAGAGGGCCCCACGCAGGGCCTGGCGCAGGGGCAGGGGCCCGACCACATCTAGGCCACAGCCTGCCCAGAGCTGGGCCCAGGCCTGGGCATGAACGGTGTACAGAGCACCCCTGCCCTGCAGCTGCTGGGCCTCGGTGAGGCAGGCCTGGGCCTCAGCCTGGCTGCCGCCCACCACAGTCAGGAACTCCCAGGTCCTGTCCATCTCGCCTTCCCCCAGTGTCAGCGCCGGGGGCACTGGTGTCCACAGCATGTGCACCTCCTGCAGCAGCCCCCCAGGCTGCTCAGGGGTGAGCGTGTGGCCATACATGTACCTGCAAGAGGGCAGCCGTGTCTGAGCAACGAGCTCCCTCCTTGGGTCACCCAGCCTGCTCCGGGACCCTCCTCACCGGGCTCCCTGGAAGTCAAGACCCAGGTGCAGGTCCAGGTCCGGGCTTTCTGGGGACATGGCTGCCCGCAGCACTACCGTGATGGGCCAGCTCCCCGCAGCCACACGGGTGACGGACACGCTGAAGGCCAGGACGTGAGGCAGCGTGCGGTGGGCATAGATGCGCTGGGAGGCCCGGAAGCTGGGGCCCTCCAGGGTGTGCAGGAAGGAGCCTGGCGTGGGGGGGCAGAGGGGAAGACAGGTCATCCACATCCCGCATCCCCCTCTTAGGGTTGAGGACCGTTACAAAGCTGCTGGCCTTTCTGGGCTGAGAGAGGAGCTGCCTCTCCCCTCAGTGCCCCCAGTGCCCTGTCTCAGGTACGGCTACACAGGAAGCCCCAGGCTCCTGCCCCTCCAGGGCCCGCCTGGCTGGAGGCCTTGCAAGGCCACCTCTCGGGGCCTCCTTTCTTTTGCCAGTCGGGCATCCTGAGTTAGGAGGTGCAGGGATGGGACTGCTGTGGTCCCCCCTCACCTGGAACAGTGGCTTAGGGGCAAGGATAGACGTTGGCTACCTGTGTTAGTGTCCAGGACAAAGGTCGTGGTCAGCTGCTCTCCTGCCCCTGCAGGGGCCTCCAGCCGGACGTTGAGGGGACTGGGGAGAATGGCCCGGTGCGTGTCTACCCCAGCCCCATTGTACACGCCACTCACGTGGAGTACATCATGATACACACGTGTGCCCAGGTATGCATTGGTCACAGTGGCCAAGAGCCGGGGGTCACTGGGCAGAGAATGGGCAGTGAATACGGTGGGGTCCTCGCCAGCATCCTCCATGGAGAGGCTTGCTCAGCACAGTAGCCTAGAAAAGGGAGTGGTCAGGGGCCCCCACAATTGGCTAGGCCTCCCTGTCTCTAAGCCCTCAGAGCCCCCTTGGAACTTGGCTGAAGCCCCCCACAGATGGTGGGAGTGTGGACCCACCTAGGCAGTCCCGATTTTCCAGAGCCCCCACTTTCAAGCCACCTCAGGAAACACCTCCACCCTCAGAGATGCTGGACCCCCTAACACTGATCTCCCGGGACCCAACGGAGGCCCCAACTCCAGCCCTAGGACCTCAATCCTAACCTTTCGGCTCCCCCCCACCACCGCCCACACCCCCACCAACCTCACCCCCACGAACCCCAGCCTGTTGGTGGGAAGTGAGGAGGCCTCAGCCCAGAGGAGGTTCGTCCTCAAGGTCAAGGGCCGGGTTGGGGGTGCGGGTGGGGTGTGCACAAGCGCGCTTGGGGCGGGGGCTGTGGAGGCCAGAGTCCCGCTGGCCGGGGGAGGAGCCGGGCTCCGGGGGCAGGCTGTGGGGCGCGGGCCGCCGGCCGCGTCTCTGGGGCTCACCGCGACCCTGCCGTGTCCCTTGGCTCCAGCCGGGGCGGCGCTGCCCGTCCAGGGCCGGAGGGGGTAAGTAGCCTGTGGTGCCTTGTCGCCGGAATGCCTCGCCGTCCCCACCGCCCCCAACCCCGGCGGCGCAGGGCGGGACCAGCAGGACAGGCGGGGCAACTGGACCGCCACCCCTGGGGCGGGCCAACTGGACCCTCCCACCTCCGGGGCGGGGTAACTGGACTCCCCCACCTCTAGGGCGGGCCAACTGGACTCC
Protein-coding regions in this window:
- the PGGHG gene encoding protein-glucosylgalactosylhydroxylysine glucosidase isoform X14, which encodes MEDAGEDPTVFTAHSLPSDPRLLATVTNAYLGTRVYHDVLHVSGVYNGAGVDTHRAILPSPLNVRLEAPAGAGEQLTTTFVLDTNTGSFLHTLEGPSFRASQRIYAHRTLPHVLAFSVSVTRVAAGSWPITVVLRAAMSPESPDLDLHLGLDFQGARYMYGHTLTPEQPGGLLQEVHMLWTPVPPALTLGEGEMDRTWEFLTVVGGSQAEAQACLTEAQQLQGRGALYTVHAQAWAQLWAGCGLDVVGPLPLRQALRGALYYLLSTLPQPGAPGYVCHGLSPGGLSNGSREECYWGHVFWDQGRRWAGRERGGHERPQNRDPSAVSQDLWMFPNILLFHPEAARALLEYRIRTLGGALDNAWNLGYEGAKFAWESAGSGLEVCPEDIYGAQEVHVNGAVVLAFQLYYHITQDLQLFQEAGGWDVISAVAEFWCSRVEWSPEEENYHLRGVMPPDEYHSGVNNSVYTNVLVQNSLRFAAALAQDLGKPVPNRWLVVADKIKVPFDPEQNFHPEFDGYQLGEWTRAPSWPCLPALRTCVAPSPHPPHSSPTSSACPPRRGGEAGGRRAAGVPRPLPPEPLCSQDEPGDL